The Pseudomonas fluorescens genome includes a window with the following:
- a CDS encoding adenylosuccinate synthase — protein MGKNVVVLGTQWGDEGKGKIVDLLTEHAAAVVRYQGGHNAGHTLVIDGEKTVLHLIPSGVLREGVQCLIGNGVVVAPDALLREIIKLEEKGVPVRERLRISPSCPLILSYHVALDQAREKARGELKIGTTGRGIGPAYEDKVARRGLRIGDLFHRERFAAKLGELLDYHNFVLVNYYKEPAIDFQKTLDECMEYAELLKPMMLDVTAELHELRRAGKDIMFEGAQGSLLDIDHGTYPYVTSSNTTAGGIATGSGFGPMYLDYILGITKAYTTRVGSGPFPTELFDDVGAFLAKRGHEFGATTGRARRCGWFDAVILRRAIDVNSISGLCLTKLDVLDGLETINICVGYKNQDGAVIDAPTDADSYIGLEPVYEQMPGWTESTVGAKTLEELPVAARNYIKRVEELVGAPIDIISTGPDRNETIVLRHPFA, from the coding sequence ATGGGTAAGAATGTCGTAGTCCTGGGCACCCAGTGGGGTGATGAGGGCAAAGGCAAGATCGTTGATCTGCTGACCGAACATGCTGCCGCCGTAGTGCGCTACCAGGGTGGCCACAACGCAGGTCACACCTTGGTGATCGACGGTGAAAAAACCGTCCTGCACCTGATTCCGTCGGGCGTGCTGCGCGAAGGCGTACAGTGCCTGATCGGCAACGGTGTGGTGGTGGCTCCCGACGCCTTGCTGCGGGAAATCATCAAGCTGGAGGAAAAAGGCGTACCGGTGCGCGAGCGCCTGCGTATCAGCCCGTCCTGCCCGCTGATCCTGTCCTATCACGTCGCGCTGGACCAGGCCCGTGAAAAGGCTCGTGGCGAGCTGAAGATCGGCACCACCGGTCGCGGTATCGGCCCGGCCTACGAAGATAAAGTAGCCCGTCGTGGCCTGCGCATCGGTGACCTGTTCCACCGTGAGCGTTTCGCCGCCAAGCTGGGCGAGTTGCTGGACTACCACAACTTTGTCCTGGTCAATTACTACAAAGAGCCGGCCATCGACTTCCAGAAAACCCTGGACGAGTGCATGGAGTACGCCGAGCTGCTCAAGCCGATGATGCTCGACGTCACTGCCGAGCTGCACGAGCTGCGTCGCGCTGGCAAGGACATCATGTTCGAAGGTGCCCAGGGTTCGCTGCTGGACATCGACCACGGTACCTACCCGTACGTCACCAGCTCCAACACCACCGCCGGCGGCATCGCCACGGGTTCGGGTTTCGGTCCGATGTACCTGGACTACATCCTGGGTATCACCAAGGCCTACACCACGCGCGTGGGTTCGGGGCCGTTCCCGACTGAGCTGTTCGACGATGTCGGCGCCTTCCTGGCCAAGCGTGGCCACGAATTCGGCGCTACCACCGGCCGTGCCCGTCGTTGCGGTTGGTTCGATGCCGTCATCCTGCGTCGCGCCATCGACGTCAACAGCATCTCGGGCCTGTGCCTGACCAAGTTGGACGTGCTGGACGGCTTGGAAACCATCAACATCTGCGTGGGCTACAAGAACCAGGACGGCGCCGTCATCGACGCACCGACCGACGCCGACAGCTACATCGGCCTGGAACCGGTGTACGAGCAGATGCCAGGCTGGACCGAATCGACCGTGGGCGCCAAGACCCTGGAAGAGCTGCCAGTGGCGGCCCGCAACTACATCAAGCGTGTCGAAGAGTTGGTCGGTGCGCCGATCGACATTATTTCGACGGGGCCGGACCGCAACGAAACCATCGTTCTGCGTCACCCGTTTGCCTGA
- a CDS encoding ATP phosphoribosyltransferase regulatory subunit, whose protein sequence is MATVDRWLLPDGIEEVLPPEAARIEVARRQVLDLFQSWGYEFVVTPHIEYLESLLTGAGQDLDLRTFKVIDPQSGRQMGFRADITPQVARIDAHTLRREGPSRLCYAGSVLHAQPRALSSSRSPIQLGAELYGDASPSSDVEVISLMLAMLQLADVPDVHMDLGHVGIYRGLARAAGLSGEVEQQLFDALQRKAIDEVISLTEGLPADLSDMLRALVGLCGGREVLAAARERLAHAPAPVLAALDDLLAIAERLSVRFPDLPLYFDLGELRGYHYHTGVVFAVFVPGVGQSIAQGGRYDDIGADFGRARPATGFSTDLKTLVTLGRAEVELPSGGIWMPDSTDAALWQAVCQLRSEGQRVVQALPGQPLAAAREADCDRQLIQQNGLWQVLPLAS, encoded by the coding sequence ATGGCAACGGTAGACCGCTGGCTGCTGCCAGATGGCATCGAAGAAGTACTGCCACCGGAAGCTGCGCGAATTGAAGTCGCGCGTCGGCAGGTGTTGGATCTGTTCCAGAGCTGGGGTTACGAGTTCGTCGTTACCCCGCATATCGAGTACCTGGAATCCCTGCTCACCGGTGCGGGCCAGGACCTGGACCTGCGCACCTTCAAGGTTATCGACCCGCAGTCGGGCCGGCAGATGGGCTTTCGTGCCGACATCACGCCGCAAGTGGCGCGCATCGACGCCCACACCTTGCGCCGTGAAGGTCCGAGCCGCCTGTGCTACGCCGGCAGTGTGTTGCATGCCCAGCCGCGTGCCTTGTCGTCTTCGCGCAGCCCGATCCAGCTGGGCGCCGAGTTGTATGGCGACGCCAGCCCGAGCAGCGACGTGGAAGTCATCAGCCTGATGTTGGCCATGCTGCAACTGGCTGATGTGCCGGATGTCCACATGGACCTGGGCCATGTCGGCATCTATCGCGGCCTGGCCCGAGCGGCCGGTTTGTCCGGCGAAGTGGAGCAACAGCTGTTCGATGCCCTGCAACGCAAGGCCATCGACGAAGTCATCAGCCTGACCGAGGGCCTGCCGGCCGATCTGTCGGACATGCTGCGGGCGCTGGTGGGCCTGTGCGGCGGACGTGAAGTATTGGCCGCTGCCCGTGAACGCCTGGCTCACGCGCCGGCGCCTGTGTTGGCGGCGCTGGACGACTTGCTGGCGATTGCCGAGCGTCTGTCGGTGCGTTTCCCCGATTTGCCGCTGTATTTCGATCTGGGTGAATTGCGCGGTTATCACTACCACACGGGTGTTGTCTTTGCCGTGTTCGTCCCGGGCGTGGGCCAGTCCATCGCCCAAGGCGGCCGTTATGACGACATCGGTGCCGACTTTGGTCGTGCTCGTCCGGCGACCGGTTTCTCAACCGATTTGAAAACCCTGGTGACCCTGGGGCGTGCTGAAGTCGAGCTACCGTCTGGCGGTATCTGGATGCCTGACAGTACGGATGCGGCACTCTGGCAAGCGGTCTGCCAGTTGCGCAGTGAGGGTCAGCGTGTTGTCCAGGCCTTGCCTGGGCAACCTTTGGCCGCCGCCCGTGAAGCGGACTGCGACCGGCAATTGATTCAGCAGAACGGGCTTTGGCAAGTATTGCCGCTGGCTTCTTGA
- the hflC gene encoding protease modulator HflC, translating to MSNKSLIALIVGVVVAIAAWNCFYIVAQTERAVLLQFGRVVQADVQPGLHVKVPYVNKVRKFDARLMTLDAPTQRFLTLEKKAVMVDAYAKWRVKDAERFYTATSGLKQIADERLSRRLESGLRDQFGKRTLHEVVSGERDALMADITRSLNTMAEKELGIEVVDVRVKAIDLPKEVNRSVFERMSTEREREAREHRAKGNELAEGIRADADRQRRVLLAEAYRESEEVRGDGDAQAAAIYSKAYGQDQEFYGFYRSLRAYRESFANKSDVMVLDPSSDFFRYLEKAKP from the coding sequence ATGAGCAATAAATCGCTGATCGCCCTTATTGTCGGTGTCGTCGTGGCGATCGCTGCCTGGAACTGCTTCTACATCGTGGCTCAGACCGAGCGTGCGGTGTTGCTGCAGTTTGGCCGCGTGGTACAGGCTGATGTCCAGCCAGGGCTGCATGTGAAGGTGCCGTACGTCAACAAGGTGCGCAAGTTCGACGCCCGCCTGATGACGCTGGATGCGCCGACGCAGCGCTTCCTGACGCTGGAAAAGAAAGCCGTGATGGTGGATGCCTATGCCAAGTGGCGGGTGAAGGATGCCGAGCGCTTCTACACCGCGACCTCGGGCCTGAAGCAGATCGCCGACGAGCGTCTGTCCCGCCGTCTGGAATCGGGCCTGCGTGACCAGTTCGGTAAACGCACGCTGCATGAAGTGGTGTCCGGTGAGCGTGATGCGCTCATGGCCGACATCACGCGTTCGTTGAACACGATGGCGGAAAAAGAGCTCGGTATCGAAGTGGTCGATGTCCGGGTCAAGGCCATCGACCTGCCGAAGGAAGTGAACCGCAGTGTGTTCGAGCGCATGAGCACCGAGCGTGAGCGTGAAGCCCGCGAGCACCGCGCCAAGGGTAACGAGCTGGCCGAAGGCATCCGTGCCGACGCCGATCGCCAACGCCGCGTACTGCTGGCCGAAGCCTATCGGGAATCGGAAGAGGTCCGTGGTGATGGTGATGCCCAGGCCGCTGCGATCTATTCCAAGGCCTATGGTCAGGATCAGGAGTTCTACGGCTTCTACCGTAGCCTGCGCGCTTACCGTGAAAGTTTTGCAAACAAATCCGACGTCATGGTCCTGGACCCAAGCAGTGACTTCTTCCGTTATCTGGAAAAGGCCAAGCCTTGA
- the hflK gene encoding FtsH protease activity modulator HflK has protein sequence MAWNEPGGNSNNQDPWGGKRRNNGDRKGPPDLDEAFRKLQESLNGLFGGGKKRGDDGGGRPGKGGGFGLLGIGLVVLAAVWLYSAVYVVDEQEQAVVLRFGKYYETVGPGLNIYFPPIDQKYMENVTRERAYTKQGQMLTEDENIVEVPLTVQYKITNLQDFVLNVDQPEISLQHATESALRHVVGSTAMDQVLTEGRELMASEIKERLQRFLDTYRTGITVTQVNVQSAAAPREVQEAFDDVIRAREDEQRSRNQAETYANGVVPEARGQAQRIIEDANGYRDEVVSRAKGEADRFTKLVAEYRKAPEVTRERLYLDTMQEVFSNTSKVLVTGNKNGQSNLLYLPLDKMVESGRNTSTPPASSAAASNEAGTRAAADLQQQQARTRESR, from the coding sequence ATGGCTTGGAATGAGCCGGGTGGCAACTCGAATAATCAGGATCCTTGGGGTGGCAAGCGTCGTAACAACGGCGACCGCAAGGGGCCGCCGGATCTCGACGAGGCCTTCCGAAAGCTGCAGGAAAGCCTGAACGGTTTGTTCGGTGGTGGTAAAAAACGCGGTGACGATGGCGGCGGTCGTCCGGGCAAGGGCGGCGGTTTCGGCCTGCTCGGCATCGGTCTGGTCGTGCTGGCGGCTGTCTGGCTGTACAGCGCGGTCTATGTCGTGGACGAGCAGGAGCAGGCCGTGGTGCTGCGCTTCGGCAAGTACTACGAGACGGTTGGACCGGGCCTGAATATCTATTTCCCGCCGATCGACCAGAAGTATATGGAGAACGTCACGCGTGAGCGTGCGTACACCAAGCAGGGCCAGATGCTGACCGAAGACGAGAACATCGTTGAAGTGCCGCTGACCGTGCAATACAAGATTACCAACCTGCAGGACTTCGTACTGAACGTCGACCAGCCGGAAATCAGCCTGCAGCATGCGACCGAAAGTGCCTTGCGCCATGTGGTGGGTTCCACCGCCATGGACCAGGTGCTGACTGAAGGACGTGAGTTGATGGCCAGCGAAATCAAGGAGCGCCTGCAGCGGTTCCTCGATACCTATCGCACCGGTATCACCGTCACCCAGGTCAACGTCCAGAGCGCGGCAGCCCCGCGTGAGGTCCAGGAAGCCTTCGACGACGTGATCCGTGCCCGTGAAGACGAGCAGCGTTCGCGCAACCAGGCCGAAACCTATGCCAACGGCGTCGTGCCGGAAGCTCGTGGTCAGGCTCAGCGCATCATCGAAGATGCCAACGGTTATCGCGATGAAGTGGTCTCCCGCGCCAAGGGTGAGGCTGATCGCTTCACCAAGCTGGTAGCCGAGTATCGCAAGGCCCCGGAAGTCACCCGTGAGCGTCTGTACCTGGACACCATGCAGGAAGTCTTCAGTAACACCAGCAAGGTCCTCGTGACCGGCAACAAGAACGGCCAGAGCAATCTGCTGTACCTGCCGCTGGACAAGATGGTCGAGAGCGGTCGCAACACCAGCACGCCACCGGCCAGTTCGGCGGCGGCCAGCAATGAGGCCGGCACCCGCGCAGCGGCGGACCTGCAACAACAGCAAGCACGTACCAGGGAGAGTCGCTGA
- the hflX gene encoding ribosome rescue GTPase HflX, translating into MFFERHGGGERAILVHLDGQDPEAREDPQEFQELALSAGAETVAFFNVPRHRPTAKFLIGSGKVEELRDLVKAEQVDLVIFNHILTPSQERNLERVFECRVIDRTGLILDIFAQRARTHEGKLQVELAQLEHMSTRLVRGWTHLERQKGGIGLRGPGETQLETDRRLLRVRLRQIKGRLEKVRSQREQSRRGRKRADIPTVSLVGYTNAGKSTLFNNVTQSDVYAADQLFATLDPTLRRLDLDDLGPIVLADTVGFIRHLPHKLVEAFRATLEESSNSDLLLHVIDAAEPDRMLQIEQVMVVLGEIGAQDLPILEVYNKLDLLEGVEPQIQRDADGKPQRVWLSARDGTGLDLLKQAVAELLGNDLFVGTLKLPQRFARLRAQFFELGAVQKEEHDDEGVCLLAVRLPRAELNRLVSREGLQPMEFIEQHTLQ; encoded by the coding sequence TTGTTCTTTGAGCGCCACGGTGGTGGTGAACGGGCCATTCTCGTTCACTTGGATGGACAGGACCCTGAGGCGCGCGAAGATCCGCAGGAGTTTCAGGAATTGGCACTTTCGGCCGGCGCCGAGACCGTCGCGTTTTTCAACGTGCCGCGTCATCGGCCAACCGCCAAGTTCCTGATCGGCAGTGGCAAGGTCGAGGAGTTGCGCGACCTGGTCAAGGCCGAACAGGTCGATCTGGTGATTTTCAATCACATCCTCACACCCAGTCAGGAACGTAACCTCGAACGTGTCTTCGAGTGTCGCGTGATCGACCGTACGGGGCTGATTCTCGATATTTTCGCCCAGCGCGCCCGCACCCATGAAGGCAAGCTCCAGGTCGAACTGGCCCAGCTTGAGCACATGAGTACGCGGCTGGTTCGCGGCTGGACTCACCTTGAGCGGCAGAAGGGCGGTATCGGCCTGCGCGGCCCGGGTGAAACCCAGTTGGAAACCGACCGGCGCCTGTTGCGGGTGCGCCTGCGCCAGATCAAGGGGCGCCTGGAAAAGGTCCGCAGCCAGCGCGAGCAGTCGCGACGCGGCCGCAAGCGCGCGGACATCCCGACGGTTTCACTGGTGGGCTATACCAACGCCGGCAAATCGACCCTGTTCAATAACGTCACCCAATCCGACGTCTATGCTGCTGACCAGTTGTTCGCCACGCTCGACCCGACCCTGCGTCGGCTCGACCTGGACGACCTCGGGCCGATCGTGCTGGCCGACACCGTGGGCTTCATCCGTCACCTGCCGCATAAACTGGTCGAGGCTTTCCGGGCTACGCTCGAAGAGTCGAGCAACTCCGACCTGCTGCTGCACGTGATTGATGCCGCCGAACCGGACCGGATGCTGCAGATCGAGCAGGTGATGGTGGTGCTGGGCGAGATCGGAGCGCAGGACTTGCCGATCCTGGAGGTATACAACAAACTCGATTTGCTCGAAGGCGTGGAGCCGCAGATCCAGCGCGATGCCGACGGCAAGCCGCAACGGGTCTGGCTGTCGGCCCGTGATGGCACCGGCCTGGACCTGCTCAAACAGGCAGTGGCCGAGCTGTTGGGCAACGATCTGTTTGTTGGCACCCTGAAGTTGCCGCAACGTTTCGCCCGGCTGCGAGCCCAGTTCTTTGAGCTGGGGGCCGTGCAAAAAGAAGAACACGACGACGAAGGCGTCTGCCTGCTGGCTGTTCGCCTGCCTCGGGCGGAGCTCAATCGGCTGGTCAGCCGCGAAGGGCTGCAACCGATGGAATTCATCGAGCAACACACTTTGCAATAA
- the hfq gene encoding RNA chaperone Hfq: MSKGHSLQDPYLNTLRKEKVGVSIYLVNGIKLQGTIESFDQFVILLKNTVSQMVYKHAISTVVPVRPIRLPSATESEGGDAEPGNA; encoded by the coding sequence ATGTCAAAAGGGCATTCGCTACAAGACCCTTACTTGAACACTTTACGTAAAGAGAAAGTTGGGGTGTCCATCTATCTGGTCAACGGGATCAAACTGCAAGGCACGATCGAGTCTTTCGACCAGTTCGTCATCCTTCTGAAAAACACCGTCAGCCAAATGGTCTACAAACACGCGATCTCGACAGTCGTGCCAGTTCGTCCAATTCGTCTGCCTAGCGCAACCGAATCCGAAGGCGGTGACGCTGAACCGGGTAACGCCTGA
- the miaA gene encoding tRNA (adenosine(37)-N6)-dimethylallyltransferase MiaA yields the protein MSQLPPAIFLMGPTAAGKTDLAIELTKVLPCELISVDSALVYRGMDIGTAKPSKELLAEFPHRLIDILDPAEAYSAADFRRDALQAMAEITSRGKIPLLVGGTMLYYKALVDGLADMPAADPEVRAQIEEEAARLGWQALHEQLAVIDPESAARIHPNDPQRLSRALEVYRVSGQSMTALRQRQSAQSTEAAASGLQQLPYTVANLAIAPANRQVLHRRIEQRFTLMLEQGFIDEVVALRERSDLHAGLPSIRAVGYRQVWDYLDGKLTSAEMQERGIIATRQLAKRQFTWLRSWTDLHWLDSLDCDNLPRALKYLGTISILS from the coding sequence ATGAGCCAGTTGCCACCCGCGATTTTCCTGATGGGGCCGACCGCCGCTGGCAAGACCGACCTGGCCATCGAGTTGACCAAAGTCCTGCCCTGCGAGTTGATCAGTGTCGATTCGGCCCTGGTCTACCGGGGCATGGACATCGGCACCGCCAAGCCGTCGAAAGAACTGCTGGCCGAGTTTCCCCATCGCCTGATCGACATCCTCGATCCGGCCGAGGCTTATTCGGCGGCCGATTTCCGTCGTGACGCGCTCCAGGCCATGGCCGAGATCACCTCGCGGGGCAAGATTCCGCTGCTGGTGGGTGGCACAATGCTGTATTACAAGGCCTTGGTCGATGGGTTGGCGGACATGCCGGCAGCCGATCCCGAGGTGCGCGCGCAGATTGAAGAAGAGGCCGCGCGCCTTGGCTGGCAAGCCCTGCACGAGCAATTGGCGGTCATCGACCCGGAATCGGCGGCGCGTATTCACCCCAATGACCCGCAGCGCCTCAGTCGGGCCCTGGAGGTTTATCGGGTCAGCGGCCAGAGCATGACGGCCCTGCGCCAGCGACAATCTGCGCAAAGTACTGAAGCAGCCGCTTCGGGACTGCAACAATTGCCCTATACTGTCGCGAATCTGGCCATCGCTCCGGCGAACCGGCAAGTGCTGCATCGGCGAATTGAACAAAGATTCACATTAATGTTGGAACAGGGGTTCATAGACGAGGTCGTAGCCCTGCGTGAGCGAAGTGACCTGCATGCCGGGTTGCCGTCTATACGTGCGGTAGGTTATCGACAAGTCTGGGATTACCTGGACGGCAAGCTGACGTCAGCCGAGATGCAGGAGCGTGGGATTATTGCCACGCGCCAATTGGCGAAACGCCAGTTCACCTGGCTGCGCAGCTGGACTGACTTGCATTGGCTCGACAGTCTCGATTGCGACAATCTGCCACGCGCCTTGAAATACCTCGGGACCATCTCCATATTGAGCTGA
- the mutL gene encoding DNA mismatch repair endonuclease MutL, translated as MSDEVIGNPARIELLSPRLANQIAAGEVVERPASVIKELLENSLDSGARRIDVDVEQGGVKLLRVRDDGGGISSDDLPLALARHATSKIRDLEDLERVMSLGFRGEALASISSVSRLTLTSRTRDAEQAWQVETEGRDMASRVQPAAHPVGTSVEVRDLFFNTPARRKFLKAEKTEFDHLQEVIKRLALARFDVAFHLRHNGKTILSLHEAHDDAARARRVGAVCGAGFLEQALPIEVERNGLHLWGWVGLPTFSRSQADLQYFYVNGRAVRDKLVAHAVRQAYRDVLFNGRHPTFVLFFEVDPAVVDVNVHPTKHEVRFRDGRMVHDFLYGTLHRALGDVRPEDQLAAPAAVGGMVRPTGLEAGEFGPQGEMRLAANALLEQPQPQPSYNTAGSGTGSGYQYQYTPRPQSSVPAAEAQAAYREFFKPLPEAGASAMPDGQGDIPPLGYALAQLKGIYILSENAQGLVLVDMHAAHERIMYERLKIAMASEGLSGQPLLVPESLAVSQREADCAEEHVAWFQRLGFELQRLGPETLAIRQIPALLKQAEANRLVSDVLADLMEYGTSDRIQAHLNELLGTMACHGAIRANRRLALPEMNGLLRDMENTERSGQCNHGRPTWTQLGLDDLDKLFLRGR; from the coding sequence ATGAGTGACGAAGTGATCGGTAACCCTGCCCGCATCGAACTGCTCAGCCCGCGGCTGGCGAACCAGATCGCTGCTGGCGAAGTGGTCGAGCGTCCGGCGTCGGTCATCAAGGAGCTGCTGGAAAACAGCCTCGACTCCGGGGCCAGGCGCATCGATGTGGATGTCGAGCAGGGCGGCGTCAAGCTGCTGCGGGTGCGCGATGACGGTGGCGGGATTTCCTCTGACGACCTGCCGCTGGCCCTGGCGCGTCATGCCACCAGCAAGATCCGCGACCTGGAAGACCTCGAGCGGGTCATGAGCCTGGGATTTCGGGGCGAGGCGCTGGCATCCATCAGTTCGGTGTCGCGCCTGACCCTTACCTCCCGCACCCGCGACGCCGAGCAGGCCTGGCAGGTCGAGACCGAGGGGCGGGACATGGCCTCCCGCGTGCAGCCTGCAGCCCATCCGGTGGGCACTTCGGTGGAAGTGCGCGACCTGTTCTTCAACACCCCGGCCCGGCGCAAGTTCCTCAAGGCCGAGAAGACTGAATTCGATCATCTGCAAGAAGTCATCAAGCGTCTGGCCTTGGCGCGCTTTGATGTGGCGTTCCATTTGCGCCACAACGGCAAGACCATCCTCAGCCTGCACGAGGCCCACGATGATGCGGCCCGCGCCCGACGTGTCGGCGCGGTGTGCGGCGCAGGTTTCCTGGAGCAGGCATTGCCCATCGAGGTGGAGCGCAATGGCTTGCACCTGTGGGGGTGGGTCGGCTTGCCAACCTTTTCCCGCAGTCAGGCGGACTTGCAGTACTTCTACGTGAACGGCCGGGCGGTGCGCGACAAATTGGTGGCCCACGCGGTGCGCCAGGCGTATCGCGATGTGCTGTTCAATGGCCGGCATCCGACCTTCGTGCTGTTTTTCGAAGTCGATCCGGCCGTGGTCGACGTCAACGTACACCCGACCAAGCACGAAGTACGTTTCCGTGACGGGCGCATGGTCCACGATTTCCTCTACGGCACCTTGCACCGTGCGTTGGGCGATGTGCGCCCGGAAGATCAACTGGCGGCTCCGGCGGCGGTGGGCGGCATGGTCCGGCCAACGGGGTTGGAAGCTGGCGAATTCGGGCCTCAGGGCGAAATGCGCCTGGCGGCCAACGCACTGCTGGAGCAGCCCCAGCCTCAGCCGAGCTACAACACGGCTGGGAGCGGTACCGGCAGCGGCTATCAATACCAATACACTCCGCGTCCGCAATCCAGCGTGCCGGCAGCCGAGGCCCAGGCGGCCTATCGCGAGTTCTTCAAACCCTTGCCGGAAGCCGGAGCGTCGGCGATGCCCGACGGCCAAGGCGATATCCCGCCGCTGGGCTATGCCCTGGCGCAACTCAAAGGCATTTATATCCTCTCGGAAAATGCCCAGGGCCTGGTCCTGGTGGACATGCACGCCGCCCATGAGCGGATCATGTACGAGCGACTGAAAATCGCCATGGCCAGCGAAGGCTTGAGCGGCCAGCCGCTGTTGGTGCCCGAATCCCTGGCCGTCAGCCAGCGCGAAGCCGATTGCGCCGAAGAACATGTGGCCTGGTTCCAGCGCCTGGGCTTCGAATTGCAGCGTCTGGGGCCCGAAACCCTGGCGATCCGTCAGATCCCGGCGTTGTTGAAGCAGGCCGAGGCCAATCGCCTGGTCAGCGACGTACTGGCTGACTTGATGGAATACGGCACCAGCGACCGCATCCAGGCGCACCTGAACGAACTGCTCGGTACCATGGCCTGCCACGGCGCGATCCGCGCCAACCGACGCCTGGCTCTGCCGGAAATGAACGGCCTGCTGCGGGACATGGAAAACACCGAGCGCAGCGGTCAATGCAACCATGGCCGGCCGACCTGGACCCAATTGGGCCTGGACGACCTGGACAAACTGTTCCTGCGCGGTCGTTGA
- a CDS encoding N-acetylmuramoyl-L-alanine amidase, producing MMGFGMRFRAVVAVVGLLLTALAVDAVAETKVNSVRLWRAPDNTRLVFDLTGPVQHSVFTLTAPDRLVIDINGASLGAPLNVATANTPITAMRSAQRTPTDLRVVIDLKKAVTPKSFTLAPNAQYGNRLVVDLFDNPADATPPPPPTNVATVPAVPVTPTEPALKLPPAPAGKRDIIVVIDAGHGGEDPGASGSRGQREKDVVLSIARELQRQVNGMKGFRAELTRTGDYFIPLRGRTEIARKKGADLFVSIHADAAPSAAAFGASVFALSDRGATSETARWLADSENRSDLIGGAGNVSLDDKDRMLAGVLLDLSMTASLTSSLNVGQKVLSNIGRVTPLHKQRVEQAGFMVLKSPDIPSILVETGFISNANEASKLSSANHQQALARSISSGVRQFFQQNPPPGTYIAWLRDSGKIAQGPRDHRVSPGETLAMIAVRYQVSPATLRSANNLKSDELKIGQTLTIPGNEVAVQR from the coding sequence ATGATGGGGTTTGGTATGCGCTTTCGCGCGGTGGTTGCTGTCGTAGGACTGTTGCTTACGGCACTGGCCGTCGATGCTGTGGCCGAGACAAAGGTCAACAGCGTTCGCCTCTGGCGGGCGCCGGACAACACACGGCTGGTGTTCGACCTGACGGGCCCGGTGCAGCACAGCGTATTCACCCTGACCGCCCCGGATCGCCTGGTGATTGACATCAACGGCGCGTCCCTGGGCGCGCCATTGAACGTGGCGACCGCCAACACGCCGATTACCGCGATGCGTTCGGCCCAGCGTACGCCGACCGACCTGCGGGTGGTCATCGACCTGAAAAAAGCCGTGACCCCGAAAAGCTTCACCCTGGCCCCGAATGCCCAATACGGCAACCGGCTGGTGGTAGACCTGTTCGACAACCCGGCCGATGCGACGCCACCTCCGCCGCCGACCAATGTTGCCACGGTGCCAGCGGTGCCAGTGACCCCGACCGAACCTGCGCTCAAGCTGCCACCGGCCCCGGCTGGCAAGCGCGACATCATCGTGGTGATCGACGCCGGTCACGGCGGCGAAGACCCAGGCGCCTCAGGCTCGCGCGGGCAGCGTGAAAAAGACGTGGTGCTGTCCATCGCCCGCGAATTGCAACGCCAGGTCAACGGCATGAAAGGCTTCCGCGCCGAACTGACCCGTACCGGCGACTACTTCATTCCCTTGCGTGGGCGTACCGAGATCGCCCGCAAGAAAGGTGCCGACCTGTTCGTCTCCATCCACGCCGACGCCGCACCTTCGGCGGCGGCATTCGGGGCCTCGGTGTTTGCCCTGTCCGACCGTGGCGCTACCTCCGAGACCGCCCGTTGGCTGGCCGACAGTGAAAACCGTTCCGACCTGATTGGCGGTGCCGGCAATGTCAGCCTCGACGACAAGGACCGGATGCTCGCCGGTGTGTTGCTCGATTTGTCGATGACCGCCTCGCTGACCTCCAGCCTGAACGTCGGCCAGAAAGTCCTGAGCAACATCGGTCGGGTCACGCCGCTGCACAAGCAGCGCGTCGAGCAGGCTGGATTCATGGTGCTCAAGTCGCCGGACATCCCGTCGATCCTGGTGGAGACCGGGTTTATCTCCAACGCCAACGAAGCCTCCAAGCTGTCGTCCGCCAACCACCAGCAGGCGCTGGCCCGTTCCATCAGCAGCGGCGTGCGGCAGTTCTTCCAGCAGAACCCACCGCCAGGCACCTACATCGCCTGGTTGCGCGACTCGGGCAAGATTGCCCAAGGCCCGCGGGACCATCGGGTCAGCCCCGGCGAAACCCTGGCGATGATCGCCGTGCGCTATCAGGTGTCGCCCGCCACCTTGCGCAGTGCCAACAATCTCAAAAGCGACGAGCTCAAGATTGGTCAGACCCTGACCATTCCCGGCAACGAAGTGGCGGTCCAGCGATGA